The Streptomyces rubrogriseus genomic sequence CCGGAGGAGGAGGGGGCGATGGAGTAGACGTTCAGGCCGCGGTACGAGGTCTTCGTGGGCGCCTGGAGCTTGGCCTCGTAGGCGGCGAGGTCCTTGGTGGACAGGTCGCCGGGGCGGGCGTTCCAGCCGGAGTCCGGGTCGACGGGCGGCTTGTTGACGGTGTCGACGATGTCCTCGCCCAGCGCGCCGTGGTAGATCGCGCCGACGCCCTTGCGGCCCAGCTCCCGGTACGTGCGGGCCAGGTCGGGGTTCTTGAACGTCGAGCCCACGACCGGGAGTTCGCCGCCCGGCAGGAACAGCTCGGCGGTGTCCGGGAAGTAGCGGAAGCGCTGCTCGTTGGAGGCGGTCTGGGAGCGGAAGGTCTCGTCGACGGTGAAGCCGTGCCGGGCCAGTCGCTCGGCGGGCTTCAGCACGGACGACAGCTTCCGGCTGCCCCACCGGTCCAGGGCGGTCTGCCAGGTGGCCGGGGTGCCCGGCGTGCCCACGGCCAGGCCGCTGGTGACGGCGTCGGCGAAGGCGAGCGGCTTGCCGTCCTGCGTGAAGAGCTTCTCGTCGGCGGTGAGCGGCGCGGTCTCGCGGCCGTCGATGGTGCGCACGGTGCGGGACTCGGCGTCGTAGTAGACGAAGTAGCCGCCGCCCCCGACCCCGGCGGAATACGGCTCGGTGACGCCCAGTGCCGCGGCGGTGGCGACCGCCGCGTCGACGGCGTTGCCGCCCTTGCGGAGCACCTCGATACCGGCGGCGGAGGCGTCCCGGTCGACGCTGGAGACCGCGCCGCCGTACCCGACGGCGACCGGGGTCTTCGGGGCGGGCCGGTGCTGGGCCGTGGGCGGCGCGGCCGCTCCCACCGACACCACCACGGCGGCCGAGACCGCCAGGACCGTCAGATTCCGTGCGACAGGGCGACGCATCCGCACCTCCAGGGAAAGGCCGTTCGGGCAGCTTAGTTGATCGCCATGGCCGCGTCAGGAGCACCCGACGAGCCCGGGTGCGCCCGGGCCCCCGCGCCCCGTCGAACACAGGTACGCCGACGCCCGCTAGCATGCGCGCCCATGACTGACGACGTACGCAACATCGTCCTGGGTGTGCTCGCGGCGGGCATCAGCGCCACGCTGGGCTGGCTCGCCCGCACCTACCTGTGGAAGCGCAGGCTCCGGCGGAAGCAGGCGTTCCTCGGGCTGCCGGGCGGTTCCGAGTCGCTGCTCGTCGTCAACCGGGACCCGGCCGCCTCCGAACCGGCGGTCCACCGCTTCGACGTCTTCGCGCTGCTGGAACTCGCCGCACTGGTCAAGGACTGCGGCGCGCACGTCCAGGTGGTCACCCAGGACATGGTCGGCCAGGGCTTCGGCGAACGTACGGAGTTCTGCGTGGGCGGCCCCGGCTCGAACCGGCGCATGGTCGCCCACATGGCGGCGATGCTGCCCGGGGTGCGGATGAACGTCGACCCGGAGCCCGGTCCCGACCGGGGCGCCTTCCAGATCGGCAGCGAGCGCTACCGGCTGGAGGCGGGTGTCACGGAGTACGTGCTGCTGGCCCGCCTCACCGCCGGGGACCGGCGCGAGGCCCGGCCCGCCTTCCTCTTCTGCGGCCAGCGCGCGATCACCAACCAGGCCGCCACCCGCTACCTCGCCCGGCACCACGAGAAGCTGGCCCGCAAGCACGGCAACAACTCCTTCGTGCTGCTGCTCAAGGTCGTCAACTCACAGGCGTACGGCCCGGACGTGGTCGAGCTGGTCGGCGACGTCACCCGGGCGGCGACCACTCCCCTCCCCACCCCGGCACCCGCCTCCCGCAACTCCCACCGGGCCTGAGCACCGCTCCGGGTCGGTCGCCCGCGGTGCCGGGCGCACGCCCGCCGTCGCGGTCGCGGTCACGGCAGGTGTCGGACGATGTCGGCCACGGCCTGTGGCTGCGACAGGAACGGGTGGTGGCCCGCTTCCACCTCGACGGCCCGGTCCGCACGGCGGGAGAACTCACGCTGCGCGGCCACGGGGGTGCCGCGGTCCTCGGTGCACACCACGTACGTCGTGAGCACGTCGTGCCACGCCGCCGCCCGAACGGGCTGCTGCGTCACGGTCAGCGTCTGCCGGACCAGACGGGCCGCCGCGTCGCGGGCGAGGTCCGGCGGGCAGTCCTGCGCGAACGTCTCGGCGAACAGCTCCGGCCGGGCGCCGAACGTGCCGCCCTCGGGATCGAAGTCCAGGAACGGCGGCGGCGCGTCGGCTCCGAACGTCGACAGCGACTCGCCGGGCTCGGGCAGGTAGCTCGACACCAGCACCATGTGGCGCACCGCCGCCACGCCCGCGGCCGCCTCTGCGGCGACGATTCCGCCGTAGCTGTGGGCCACCACCACGATCGGCTCGTCCGACACGGTGAGGTCCGCGCGCACCGCGGCGACGTCCTCGGCGAGCCCGGGTCCCTGCGGACCGGCCGGCCGGTCGCCCTCGCCGCAGCTCGGCAGCGCCGGGGCGGTGCTGCCGATACCGTGCCCGCGCAGGGCCGAGGCGGCCAGGTGCCACCACCACGACCCGTCACGGACACAGGCCCCGTGCACGAACACAACGCGCATTACTTCCTCCTCGAAATCCGGACGCCAAGCCCTCCGGTCAACGGTAGACGTAGCCGTGGTTACGTGAAAAAGTGCGGCGATGGGTCGACACAAGCAGCCCGAGATCCGCGACCGCATCCTCGACGCCTGCGTCGACCACGCGCTCGCGCACGGGCTTCCCAACCGCCTGGAGCCGTTCGCGGCCGCGTCCGGCACGTCGGCCCGGATGCTCATCTACCACTTCGGGACCCGGGACGCGTTGCTGCGGGAGACCCTGCGGCGGGCACGGCGACGTCAGCGCGACTTCTTCGGCGAACTGGTCTCCCCCCGGCCCGACGAGCCCTACCCGAGCACGCTGCGCCGAGCCTGGCGGGTCATGACCGGCCCGGCCGGCCGGCCCTACCTCACCATGTTCGGCAGACTCCGCGAGGATGCCGAGCAGCGGTTGTGGCCGGACTTCCGCCGCGAGTCCACCACGGACTGGCTGCGGCCGTTCGAGGAGGGCATGCGCAGTGTCGGCCGTCCCGAACTCGCCACGCTCGTACTGGCGGTCGTCCGCGGCCTCATCATGGACATCGAGACCACGGGCGACGTGGCGAGAGCCGACCGGGCCTTCGAGGACTTTCTCGCCGCACTCGTTCTCGTCACCGGGACTCGGGCCCGCGACGCCGTGGGTGAGTCCTGAGCGACTGGCGACGTCTCCCGGGCGGCGCGCCCGTGACGGTCAGGACCGGCGTGCCGCCGGGCCGTCGACCGCCGCCGTACTGGCGCGCACGACCAGCACGGGTTCGACGGAGGCGGGCTCGGGGGCCGCGTCCGGGTCCGCGATGTGCCGCAGCAGGTGGGCGACCGCGAGGGCTCCCATCTCGGCGAACGGCTGGGCCACCGTGGTCAGTGAGGGCGAGCAGTACTCGGCGAGCGCGATGTCGTCGACCCCGACGACGGAGATGTCCCGCGGCACCCCGCGGCCGAGTTCGTGCAGGGCCCGGATCACTCCGAAGGCCATCTCGTCGCTGGCCACGAACACTGCGGTGACGTCGGGGATCTTGCCCAGGACCAGGCCGTTGCGGTATCCGGAGGCGGGTGTCCAGTCCCCCTCCAGCACCGGTGGCACGGACAGTCCCGCCTCCTCGAGGGTGTCGCGCCAGCCGGCGCGGCGACTGGCCGCGTCGAGCCATTCCTGGGGGCCCGACACGTGCCAGACGGTCTCGTGGCCCAGCTCGATCAGGTGCCGGGTCGCGAGCCTTGCCGCCAGGGCCTGGTCGACGGCGACGATCTCGGTGGCCGGTGTCCTCGACCCGTCGACGGTGACGGTCGGCACCGAGCGGGTGAGCCGCTCGATCCTGGGGCTCACGTGCACCAGCGGCACCGAGAGGATGACCCCCTCGACGTCCTGCTCCGCCAGCCGGGACAGCGCGCTCTCGATCGCCGCGGTGTCCAGGGACGCCGTGGCGGCGGTGCTGACCGCGTACCCGGCCTCGCGCGCCGCGGCCTCGATGCCGAAGACGAGGTTCGCGCGGGAGTAGAAGGTGGTCCGCAGCGTGACGACGCCGATCGTCCGGCTGCGCCCCGAGGACAGCATCCGCGCCGCGTTGTTCTTGCGGTAGCCCAGCTCCTCGACCGCGGCGAGCACCTTGGCACGGGTGGTGTGCTGGACGTTGGGATGGCCGGCCAGCGTACGGGAGACCGTCTGGGCGGATACCCCGGCGAGCCGGGCCACGTCGGCCATGCCGGGCTGCCGGGCGGCACCGTCGTCGGCCGTCCGCCTGCTCACGGGCGCCCCGTCGGCGGCCGGCGTCTCCGATGACATCGCTCGCCTCTCCACAAAAACGGCGGCTCCGGCCGCCGTCGCAGGTAATGGTCCGCCTCGGAGTCTAGCCAGGCGCGACCCATTGGCATCGATAACATCACCGGCCGGCACTCGCTGAAGTCCCACGCCGAGAACACCGGGCTGGTCCACCGCACGACCCCCGCCACCGTGCCCTCGCTTCACCGCCCTCGACGCGCTCAACGGGCAGCCCTACGCGGCCGCCGCGGAGATGCGCGTGTACGGCGTGCCCGTGGACCTCCCCACGGGCTACCCGCCGGGCGAACGCCCCGCCGACGCCCGATGAGACACCGCCGGGTGCGGCCCGTCCCTCCCCAGGGGCGGGCCGCACCCGGCCGTCGGCTGCCCTGGGCGTCAGTCGAAGGTCTCGACGTACTCCTCCGACGGGCCGAGGTCGGGGCCCTCGCGCAGGGTGACGCGGTCGCCGAGGCGTTCGAGTTCCAGCACGGTGAGGGTGTTGTCGCCGGGGCGCAGCAGCGGACCGGGCAGGTAGAGCGTGCTCTGGGGGCCGATCTCCCAGTAGCGGCCGAGCAGGGTGTCGTTGACCCAGAGGAAGCCCTTGCCGAACCCGGGCAGGGCGACGAAGGCGTCCGCGGGCTCGGCCACCGGCAGGACGGCGGTGGCGAACCCGGCCCGGCCGTCCGAGGGGGCCGCCGCCGCGGCGCGTGCCGTGTCCCGCCCCGTCCACGCGTCGAGCGGCAGCGGACGCATCGTCCAGCCGTGCACCAGCCGGCGCTCCACCCGCACCCCGCCGAGGATGCCCTTGCCCTGGCCGAGCAGCGGGCCGTAGTTGATCCGTCCCTGGTTCTCCACCAGCAGCGCCAGCCGGACCCGTGCTCCGGTGCCGGTGACGGTGAACGAGGCGCTCTCGCGGTCCAGTACGGCGACGGGTGTGTCGTCGAGGAAGACCTGGGCGCGGTCGTGCAGCCCCGTGACGGTCACCTCGTGCTCCCCCGGCGGCAGCAGCGGCTCGGCCTCGTAGAGGACCAGGCCGGAGGCCAGGGACAGTTCCTCGAAGCTCAGCGGCAGCGGTGCGCTCACGGGCTCGGCCGTCGCCCGCAGGGCGTCGAGCAGGGCCGCCTGCCCGACGACCGGCAGGTCGCGGGGTGCCAGCAGCGGTGGGTCGGCGGGCAGCGGGCGCCGGGCAGCGGCGGGGTCGAGCGCGGTCAGCCTGTCCCGCAGGGCGAAGAACTTCGGGGTCAGGGCGCCGTTCTCGGCGATGGGGGCGTCCGAGTCGTAGCTGGTGACGGTGGGGCGGATGGTGCCGCCCTCGTGGTTGGCGCCCGCCCACAGTCCGAAGTTGGTGCCGCCGTGCGCCATGTAGAGGCTCACGGAGCCGCCCTCGTCGAGGATGCCGCCGAGGTCCTCGGCCGCGCTCGGGGCCGGCCGGACGTGGTGCTTGTCGCCCCAGTGGTCGAACCAGCCGTTCCAGAACTCGGCGCAGAAGAAGGGCTCTCCGGGCCGGCGGGAGCGCAGCAGCGCCGCGGCCCGGTCGGGGCGTGAGCCGAAGGTCGCCGCGGCCAGTTCGCCGGGCAGGGCACCGCCGTCCTGCATCAGCGGGGTCGGTCCGTCCGCGGTGTAGAGCAGTTCGGTGATGCCCCGGGCGACGAGGGCGTCCCGGATGTGGCGGACGTACGCGCGGTCGTCGCCGTAGCTGCCGTACTCGTTCTCGATCTGCACGGCCACGACCGGTCCGCCCCGGCCGGCCTGGAGTTCCGCGAGCCGCGGGACGAGCGCGTCGAACCAGCGGTCGACCGCTTCGAGGTAGGGGCCGTGGGAGGTGCGCAGCCGCATGCCGGGAGTGCCGGTCAGCCAGGCGGGCAGACCGCCGTTGTCCCACTCGGCGCAGATGTAGGGACCCGGCCGCACGACGACGTCCAGCCCCTCTTCCTGGGCGAGCCGGATGAACCGGGGCAGGTCGCGCGGGCCGTCGAAGCGGATGTCGCCCGCGGTGCGCTCGTGGAAGTTCCAGGGGACGTAGGTGTCGACCGCGTTCAGGCCGAGGGCGGCCAGCCGCCGGAGCCGGTCGGCCCAGTGCCCGGGGTGGACCCGGAAGTAGTGCAGCGAGCCCGCCAGCAGGCGGTGCGGGCGCCCGTTCCGCAGGAGGGTGCCGTCGGCGTAGGTGAGGGTGGATCGCTGCACGGTTTCCTCCTTGACCGTCGATAGCTGTGACTATGGCAGATGATGTTATCGATGCCAATCCTCCCCTGATGCGGTCAGCAAGGCGGCATCGAGGGTGGCCGGGAGGACTCTGGCATCGCTATCAGGATCCCCACGGCACACTCTCGATCTCCGGCACTTCAACCTCTCGATCGGGAACTTCCGTACAACACAAGGGCGTTGAGGCCGTTGCGGGGCTGAAGAGGAGTGGACATGACACGGGAGCGCGCGCGGGATCCGTGGCGGCTGCTGCTGATCGAGGACGACCGGGAACTGGTCCTCATGCTTTCCGACGTACTGCGGGACGAGGGTTACGCGGTCGATGTGGCGACCGACGGCCAACGGGGCCTGCACCTCGGCCTCACCCGGCGCTACGACGTGTTCGTCGTCGACCGGCGGCTACCGGTGCTGGACGGCCTCGACCTGCTGGGCCGGCTGCGCACCCGCGCGGTCCGCACCCCGGCACTGATGCTGACCGCGATGGGCACCGTGCACGACCGGGTCGACGGCCTGGACGCCGGCGCCGACGACTACCTGGTGAAACCGTTCGAGCTGGACGAACTGGGCGCCAGACTACGGGCGTTGTGCCGGCGTTCCCTGGAGGGCGGTGACGTCCTGCGGATCGGTGCGGGCCGTCTGCACGTCGGGCGGCGCGAGGTGGAGTCCGCGGACGGCGAGCGGATCGCGCTCGCCGCACGGGAGTTCGCCCTGCTGTGGGTGCTGGCCTCGCACCCCGACGCCGTCCACACCCGGGCGGAGCTGCGCCGGCTGGTGTTCGAGGAGGCACCCGCCTCCTCCATCGTCGACACCTACGTCTACTACCTGCGCCGCAAGCTCGGCCGGCAGGTGGTGCGCACGGTGCACGGACTGGGCTACCGCCTGGGGGCGTTGTGAGCGCGTCGGCGTCCGGGGAGCGGGCGGCCGTCCACCGGGCCCGCCTGCGCGTCGCCGTGCTGACCGGCGTGATCATCACCCTGCTGGTCACCGTCGTCGGCGGGATCGCCGACACCGTCATGACGCGGGCGCAGAGCGACCAGGTGTGGCGGGAGCTGCGCTACGGCGCGGCGCGCGGCGACCTGTCCAGTCCGCCGGTGTGCACCTGGCTGTTCGCGCGCGGCGCGACGCCGTTGGCCAACGCCCCGGCGGGCTTCCCCGTGGAGAGCGACATGCGGCGGGTCGGCCGGACCCACGAGGCGGTGGAACGCACGGTGCGCCGCGACGACACCCGGTATCTGGTGCGTACGCAGGTCAGGGCGGACGGGAAGGTCGTACAGGCCGTGTTCGACCTCCGGTTCCAGCTGGCCGACCGCCGGCACCTGTGGTTCGCGCTGGGCGTCGCCGAGGTGGTGGGTCTGCTGGCCGCGGCCGTCACCGGGGTGGTCCTGGGGCGGCTCGCCGTGTCCCCGCTGGCCGAGGCGCTCACCCGGCAGCGCCGCTTCGTCACGGACGCCAGCCACGAGCTGCGCACCCCGGTCACCCAGGTGTACACGCGGGCGCAGCTGCTGGCGCGGCAGGCGGCGGCGCAGGACCTGCCCGCCCGGCACCGCGAGGGGCTGACGCGGCTGGTCGGCTCGGCCGGCCGGCTGGGCGAGGTGCTGGACGACCTGCTGTTGTCCGCGAGCCTCGCGGCGGGCCCGGCGCGGCCTTCGGAGCACCGGCCGGTCGACCTGGCGGCGCTGGCCCGTGCGGCGGTCGCGGAGGAGGCGGACCGGGTGCGGGAGGGCGGTCTCACCGTCGCCGTGGACGGACCGCCGCGCCCCTTGTTCGTCGACGGTGTCGAGTCGGCGCTGCGCCGGGCCGTCGGGGAGCTGCTGTCCAACGCCGTCGGACACACGCCGCCGGGCGGGCGGATCGAGGTCGCCCTGGCACGGGTGCGCGGCACGGTCACGCTGACCGTCGCGAACACCGGGAAGGGCTTCGAACCCGCCGAGGCGGAACGCCTCTTCGAACGGTTCCACCGGGGCGGGTCCACCGGCCGGTACGGGCTGGGGCTGGCGCTGCTGCGGGAGGTCGTCACCCACCACGGCGGTACGGTCGCCGCGACCGGGCGTCCCGGACACGGCGCCCGGTTCGTCATCCGGCTCCCCCTGGGCGGTCCCCCGGCCGTCTCCGTCCCGCCGCCCCGGGGCCGGGCGCCCCGCTTCGTGCCGCGCCGGGTCAGGGCCGGGCGTACCTGACCAGCAGGCGGGCGGCGGCCCGCACGTCCGAGTCCAGCGGGCGGTCCGGGTCGACCGGGGGGATCGCGTCGGCGAGAGCCTCCAGGAGGTCCCCGCACCGGGGTGCGGTGGGGCGGCGGGCTCCGACGTGGGCGGCCTGGCGCAGGCCGAGGGCGAGCGACCCGCACAGCAGACCGAGCAGCTCCGCCGTGTCGTGGGCGCGCAGGGCCGCCTGGGTGCCGAACGGGACGACGTCCTGGTTGTGCAGGTTCGTCGGCAGGCTCTGCATGCCGGCCGGGGTCGCGGCGCGGCGGATCTCCGCCACGAACGCGGTGGTGGCCAGCTGCACGCCTTGGAGACCGTGCTGCACCCCGGGCTCGGGGGCGAGCATCGGCGGCAGCCCGCCGTTGCGGGCCGGGTCCACCAGGAGGTCCAGCTGGCGTTCGGCGAGGTTGCCGAGCTGGGCGGCGACGGAGGCGAGCAGGTCGGCGGCGAACGCGGCGGGCTGCCCGAAGAAGTTCCCGCCGTGCACGGCCTTCCCCTCCCCCGCGTCGTCGGTGCCGGAGCCCGTGCCGGGAGCGGGAAAGAACAGCGGGTTGTCGCTGACCCCGGCGAGGTCCGCGGCGACGACGCCGTCGACGTGACGCAGCGCGTCCTCGGCGGCGCCCAGCAGCTGCGGGGCGCAGCGGATGCTGTACGGCTCCTGCAGCGGCCGGGTGCCGGAGGGCGTGCCGCCCGCCAGGGTGCGCCGCATCCGGCCGCCCACGTCGACGGCGCCGGGGTGGCCGTAGGCCCGCAGCAGGTCGGCGTCGAGGAAGCCGGTGTCGCAGCCGAGGAGGTCGGTCAGCAGGCAGCTGAGCGCGGTGAGCGAGCGGTGCGCGGCGCGCACGGCGTCGAGGGCCAGCGCGGTGGCCGCGGTGGTGAGGGAGGTGCCGTTGACCAGGGCGAGCGCGTCGCGTCCGTCGAGGGCGAGGGGGCGCAGTCCGGCGGCGGTCAGCGCGTCGCCGGCCGGCATCCGGTCGCCGTCCAGGTAGGCGTGGCCCCGGCCGCGCAGGGCCTGGGTGGCGTAGGCGAGCGGGATGAGGTCGCCGCTCGCGCCGACGGAGCCGTAGCGGGGGACGGCGGGGGCGAAGGTGGTGGCGAACATCGCCGCGAGCCGGTCGACCACCTCGGCCGACACGCCCGAGAGCCCCTGGGCGAGGGAGCGGGTGCGCAGCAGCAGGGCGGCGCGCACGATCCCGGGCGGGAGGTCCGGTCCCTGGCCCGCGCCGAGGTGCGCCAGGGTGTTGTCGCACTGGTCGGCGTCGTCGGTGCGGCCGGCATAGCCGACGAGGGCGCCGAAGCCGGTGTCGGCGCCGTAGATCCGGCGGTCCGTGCCGCCGGGTCCGTGCCGCAGCGCGTGGAAGAGGCGGCGCCCGCGGTCGAGGCGGGCGCGGGCCTCCTCGTCCACCGTGACGGTGAGGGGCTGCGCCGCGCGGGGCAGGACCGCGGGGTCCAGGGGGCCGGTGAGCGGGACGGTGTCCGTGGGTGTGAGCACACCGGGCAACGTAGGCCGGGGATCTCAGAGCGCTCTGAAATCCCGTGGCTACCTTCCGTGGACATGAGCCACGACTGCCATGACTACCTCATCATCGGAGCGGGCCCCGCCGGCCTGCAACTCGCCTCCTTCCTGGAGCGGGACGGCGCGGACTACGTCGTCCTGGAGCGCGGCGGCGTGCCGGGCGCGTTCTTCACGCGCTTCCCCAGGCACCGCAACCTGATCTCGAACAACAAGGTGCACACCGGGTACGACGACCCGGAGCTGCGGCTGCGGATGGACTGGAACTCGCTGCTGAGCGACGACCCGGAGCTGGTGTTCACCCGCTACAGTCCCCGCTACTTCCCGCCCGCCGACGACCTGGTGCGCTACCTGGCGGACTTCGCCGACCGGACCGGCGTGCGGGTGCGCTACGACACCGCGGTGCGGCACGTCACCCGCGACGCCGAGGGGTTCACCGTCACCGACCGGGGCGGGACGCGGTGGCGGGCGAGGCACCTGGTGGTCGCCACCGGCATGCCGGTGCCGAACCTGCCGTCGATCCCGGGCGTCGAACTGGCCGAGCGCTACGACACGATCGACACCGATCCGGCGGGCTACACCGACCAGCGGGTGCTGATCATCGGGCGGGGCAACTCGGCGTTCGAGACCGCCGAGAACCTGATGGAGAACGCGGCGGTCATCCACGTGGCCGGCTCGGGCTCGCTGCGCATGGCCTGGCGGACGCACTACGTGGGGCACCTGCGGGCGGTCTACAACAACTTCCTGGACAGCTACCAGCTCAAGTCCCAGAACGCCCTCCTGGACGGCCGGGTGCAGGACATCCGGCGGGACGCGGACGGCTACCGGGTCCGGTTCGCCTTCGAGCGCAACGAGGACGTCGTCAAGGACCTGCGCTACGACCGGGTGATCGTGGCGACCGGGTTCCGCTGCGACGTCTCGCTCTTCGACGAGACCTGCACGCCCGACCTGATGGTCGACGGCCGCTTCCCGGAGCTGACGCCCCTGAGCGAGTCGGTCAACGTGCCCGGCCTGTACTTCGCCGGGACGCTGATGCAGGGCCGGGACTTCCGGAAGGCCACGACCGGCTTCATCCACGGCTTCCGCTACATGGTGCGGGCCCTGCACCGGGGACTGCGCCAGCGCCACCACCAGGAGCCGTGGCCCGCGACGGAGTTGGGCGACACCACGGAGCGGGCCGTGGACGCCGTGATCGGCCGGGTCAACCGGTCCTCGGCCCTGTGGCAGCAGTTCGCGGTCCTCGGCGACCTGCTCACGCTCGCCCCGGACGGCACCATGCGCTACGCCGAGGAGGTCCCGGTCGCCCATGTGCCGGACGCCGTCGGCGCGGGGGACTTCGGGGACGTCGAGGCGCACGCCGTGATCACCCTGGAGTACGGCAAGGACCACGACCTCGTCGACCCCTTCGACGTGAGCGCCGGCCGCGGGTCCCAGTACGACGTCTCCGGGCTGGACGGCCGCTATCTGCACCCGGTCGTGCGCTGGTACCGGCAGGGCGCGTTCGTCGCCGAGCACCACCTGGCGGCGAACCTGGAGAACGAGTGGGACAGCGAGGAGTACCACCGCGCCCCGCTGCGGGCGTTCCTCGCCGCCCGGCGCGACGCGGCGGCCCCGGTGGCGCCGTGACCCTCCGCGAGCTGCACGACGCGGCGCGCGCGGTGCTCGACCCGGTCCACTACGACTACGTGGCGGGCGGCGCGGGCGAGGAGCGCGCGCTGGCCGCCAACGCGCGGGCGTTCGACCGGTACGCGCTGCTGCCCCGGGTGCTGAGCGGCGCCACGCGGCGGGAGACGGCCGTGGACCTGCCGGGCGCCCGGGGCGCGGCGCCGGTGGTGGTCGCGCCGACCGCGTTCCACCGGCTGCTGCACCCGGACGGGGAGCGGGCCACGGCGCGGGCCGCCGCGGCCGAGGGCGCCGTCCTGGTGACGGGCGTCGCCGCGACGACGGCGGTGCCGGCCGTCGTCGCGGCGGCCCGCGAGGCGGCGCCGGACCCGGCGGTGTGGTTCCTGCTCTACCCGCACCCGCGCCGGGAGGTCACCGAGGCGCTGGTGCGGCGGGCCGAGGGGGCCGGCTGTACGGCCCTGGTCGTCACCGCCGACTCGCCGCGCTTCGGCCGCCGCACCCGGGACCTGCGCAACGGGTTCGACGACCTGCCGCCCGGCTACGCGGCGGAGAACATGCGCGACCTGCCCGGTACCCCGCCGGGCACCCTCACCGACATCCCGATGCACCCGGCGGCGTCCTGGCGGGACTTCGCCGAGACGGTGGGCGCGACCTCGCTGCCCGTGTGGGTCAAGGGGGTGCTCCACCCGGCGGACGCGCGGCTGGCCGTGGAGCACGGCGCGGCGGGGGTGATCGTCTCCAACCACGGCGGCCGTCAGTGCGACAGCGCCGCGGCGTCCGTCGACTGCCTGCCCGCGGTCG encodes the following:
- the ggt gene encoding gamma-glutamyltransferase, giving the protein MRRPVARNLTVLAVSAAVVVSVGAAAPPTAQHRPAPKTPVAVGYGGAVSSVDRDASAAGIEVLRKGGNAVDAAVATAAALGVTEPYSAGVGGGGYFVYYDAESRTVRTIDGRETAPLTADEKLFTQDGKPLAFADAVTSGLAVGTPGTPATWQTALDRWGSRKLSSVLKPAERLARHGFTVDETFRSQTASNEQRFRYFPDTAELFLPGGELPVVGSTFKNPDLARTYRELGRKGVGAIYHGALGEDIVDTVNKPPVDPDSGWNARPGDLSTKDLAAYEAKLQAPTKTSYRGLNVYSIAPSSSGGTTVGEALNILERTDLSAADKAGYLHRYIEASRIAFADRGRWVGDPAFEDVPAKELLSQRYADSRECLIKDDAVLTSPLAPGDPRHPAHCAGGGTAAPTTYEGENTTHLTVADKWGNVVAYTLTIEQTGGSGITVPGRGFLLNNELTDFSFAPANPAVHDPNLPGPGKRPRSSIAPTIVLDRHHQPVVALGSPGGATIITTVLQTLTGFLDRGLPLVDAIAAPRASQRNAAQTELEPGLYDSGVRAELEALGHSFKLNPEIGAATAVQRLPHGKWLAAAEKVRRGGGSAMVVEPVRRR
- a CDS encoding alpha/beta hydrolase; protein product: MRVVFVHGACVRDGSWWWHLAASALRGHGIGSTAPALPSCGEGDRPAGPQGPGLAEDVAAVRADLTVSDEPIVVVAHSYGGIVAAEAAAGVAAVRHMVLVSSYLPEPGESLSTFGADAPPPFLDFDPEGGTFGARPELFAETFAQDCPPDLARDAAARLVRQTLTVTQQPVRAAAWHDVLTTYVVCTEDRGTPVAAQREFSRRADRAVEVEAGHHPFLSQPQAVADIVRHLP
- a CDS encoding TetR/AcrR family transcriptional regulator, which translates into the protein MGRHKQPEIRDRILDACVDHALAHGLPNRLEPFAAASGTSARMLIYHFGTRDALLRETLRRARRRQRDFFGELVSPRPDEPYPSTLRRAWRVMTGPAGRPYLTMFGRLREDAEQRLWPDFRRESTTDWLRPFEEGMRSVGRPELATLVLAVVRGLIMDIETTGDVARADRAFEDFLAALVLVTGTRARDAVGES
- a CDS encoding LacI family DNA-binding transcriptional regulator; protein product: MSSETPAADGAPVSRRTADDGAARQPGMADVARLAGVSAQTVSRTLAGHPNVQHTTRAKVLAAVEELGYRKNNAARMLSSGRSRTIGVVTLRTTFYSRANLVFGIEAAAREAGYAVSTAATASLDTAAIESALSRLAEQDVEGVILSVPLVHVSPRIERLTRSVPTVTVDGSRTPATEIVAVDQALAARLATRHLIELGHETVWHVSGPQEWLDAASRRAGWRDTLEEAGLSVPPVLEGDWTPASGYRNGLVLGKIPDVTAVFVASDEMAFGVIRALHELGRGVPRDISVVGVDDIALAEYCSPSLTTVAQPFAEMGALAVAHLLRHIADPDAAPEPASVEPVLVVRASTAAVDGPAARRS
- a CDS encoding glycoside hydrolase family 35 protein, giving the protein MQRSTLTYADGTLLRNGRPHRLLAGSLHYFRVHPGHWADRLRRLAALGLNAVDTYVPWNFHERTAGDIRFDGPRDLPRFIRLAQEEGLDVVVRPGPYICAEWDNGGLPAWLTGTPGMRLRTSHGPYLEAVDRWFDALVPRLAELQAGRGGPVVAVQIENEYGSYGDDRAYVRHIRDALVARGITELLYTADGPTPLMQDGGALPGELAAATFGSRPDRAAALLRSRRPGEPFFCAEFWNGWFDHWGDKHHVRPAPSAAEDLGGILDEGGSVSLYMAHGGTNFGLWAGANHEGGTIRPTVTSYDSDAPIAENGALTPKFFALRDRLTALDPAAARRPLPADPPLLAPRDLPVVGQAALLDALRATAEPVSAPLPLSFEELSLASGLVLYEAEPLLPPGEHEVTVTGLHDRAQVFLDDTPVAVLDRESASFTVTGTGARVRLALLVENQGRINYGPLLGQGKGILGGVRVERRLVHGWTMRPLPLDAWTGRDTARAAAAAPSDGRAGFATAVLPVAEPADAFVALPGFGKGFLWVNDTLLGRYWEIGPQSTLYLPGPLLRPGDNTLTVLELERLGDRVTLREGPDLGPSEEYVETFD
- a CDS encoding response regulator transcription factor, yielding MTRERARDPWRLLLIEDDRELVLMLSDVLRDEGYAVDVATDGQRGLHLGLTRRYDVFVVDRRLPVLDGLDLLGRLRTRAVRTPALMLTAMGTVHDRVDGLDAGADDYLVKPFELDELGARLRALCRRSLEGGDVLRIGAGRLHVGRREVESADGERIALAAREFALLWVLASHPDAVHTRAELRRLVFEEAPASSIVDTYVYYLRRKLGRQVVRTVHGLGYRLGAL
- a CDS encoding sensor histidine kinase, whose amino-acid sequence is MSASASGERAAVHRARLRVAVLTGVIITLLVTVVGGIADTVMTRAQSDQVWRELRYGAARGDLSSPPVCTWLFARGATPLANAPAGFPVESDMRRVGRTHEAVERTVRRDDTRYLVRTQVRADGKVVQAVFDLRFQLADRRHLWFALGVAEVVGLLAAAVTGVVLGRLAVSPLAEALTRQRRFVTDASHELRTPVTQVYTRAQLLARQAAAQDLPARHREGLTRLVGSAGRLGEVLDDLLLSASLAAGPARPSEHRPVDLAALARAAVAEEADRVREGGLTVAVDGPPRPLFVDGVESALRRAVGELLSNAVGHTPPGGRIEVALARVRGTVTLTVANTGKGFEPAEAERLFERFHRGGSTGRYGLGLALLREVVTHHGGTVAATGRPGHGARFVIRLPLGGPPAVSVPPPRGRAPRFVPRRVRAGRT